One segment of Paramormyrops kingsleyae isolate MSU_618 chromosome 8, PKINGS_0.4, whole genome shotgun sequence DNA contains the following:
- the LOC111834561 gene encoding bactericidal permeability-increasing protein-like: MPLWCLLVLLALPDPTVSTNPGVKVQITQQGLEYGRQIGIAYLQEKLKSISIPDISGSEDVSPIGKVEYRLSGMRITDLGLPQSSLGLVPGTGISLSIGNAFINLHGDWHVKYLKFIKDSGSFDLAVSGLTIKATISVGSDETGRPTVSSNGCVASVGDVSITFHGGASWLYNLFTSFIDQALRDSLQNQICPLVHDAISDINPQLKTLNVLATVDKYAEIEYSMVTPPSISNFLIELSLKGEFYNIGQHQEPPFSAPPFSLPPQTSSMLYIGLSSFMANSAGFVYNRAGALSLYITDDMVPSSSPIRLNTKTFGAFIPEISKRFPDMMMKLLLKTSTQPNVTFEPNNVTLQATGTLTAYAILPNTTLEPLFILNMDASVSGNFYISGLKLVGSLQLNGFDMVLGTSYVGEFQVKPLYNIVMLVMKLAVIPKVNEYLQQGFPLPAIGRMNLINSKLQVQKDYMLIGTDVHFTK; this comes from the exons ATGCCTTTGTGGTGCTTGCTGGTGCTTTTGGCTCTCCCCGACCCAACTGTGAGCACCAACCCGGGAGTCAAGGTCCAAATTACCCAGCAAGGCTTGGAGTATG GCCGACAAATTGGAATCGCGTATCTGCAGGAGAAGCTGAAGTCTATCAGCATCCCTGATATCTCTGGATCTGAGGATGTTTCTCCCATTGGCAAAGTCGAGTACAGACTCTCAGG TATGAGAATCACAGACTTGGGCCTGCCGCAGTCCTCTCTGGGCCTCGTCCCCGGCACTGGTATCAGCCTGTCCATTGGCAACGCCTTCATCAATCTGCACGGAGACTGGCATGTCAAATATCTCAAATTCAT AAAAGACAGTGGCTCCTTTGATTTGGCCGTAAGTGGTCTGACCATCAAGGCCACCATCAGTGTGGGCAGCGACGAAACGGGACGACCCACCGTAAGCAGCAATGGCTGCGTGGCCAGCGTGGGTGATGTCAGTATCACATTTCATGGAGGGGCCAG ttgGTTGTATAACCTTTTTACAAGCTTCATTGATCAAGCTTTGCGAGATTCTTTACAGAACCAG ATTTGCCCTCTGGTGCATGACGCCATATCTGATATAAACCCCCAACTGAAAACTCTGAATG TGCTAGCTACAGTGGATAAGTATGCTGAAATTGAGTACTCCATGGTTACTCCTCCCTCCATTTCAAACTTCCTCATTGAGTTAAGCTTAAAG GGGGAGTTCTACAACATCGGCCAACACCAGGAGCCTCCCTTCTCTGCGCCACCtttctccctgcccccccagacgagcAGCATGCTGTACATCGGCCTGTCCTCCTTCATGGCCAATTCAGCAGGCTTTGTCTACAACAGAGCCGGAGCTCTCAGCCTGTACATCACCGACGACATG GTCCCCTCAAGCTCTCCCATACGGTTGAACACCAAAACATTTGGAGCGTTCATTCCAGAG ATCTCCAAACGCTTTCCTGACATGATGATGAAGCTCCTGCTGAAGACATCCACACAGCCCAACGTGACCTTTGAGCCCAATAACGTGACTCTGCAGGCCACGGGAACTCTCACGGCCTACGCCATCCTGCCCAACACCACGCTGGAGCCTCTCTTCATCCTCAACATG GATGCCAGTGTCAGTGGCAATTTCTATATAAGTGGACTGAAACTGGTTGGATCTCTACAACTGAACGG ATTTGACATGGTACTGGGCACTTCATATGTGGGAGAGTTTCAG GTGAAACCTCTCTACAACATCGTCATGTTGGTTATGAAACTGGCTGTAATACCAAAAGTTAACG AATACCTTCAGCAGGGTTTTCCTCTTCCAGCCATTGGTAGAATGAACCTCATCAACAGCAAGCTGCAAGTCCAGAAG GACTACATGCTGATTGGAACAGACGTTCATTTCACAAAGTGA
- the LOC111834559 gene encoding bactericidal permeability-increasing protein-like, which yields MSLWCLLLLLALPDPTVSTNPGVKVQITQKALDNGRQIGIAYLQEKLKSVKISNISGSEDVSPIGDVEYRLSGMRITDLVLSQSSLGLVPGTGISLSIGNAFINLHGDWHVTYLGFIQDSGCFDLDISGLTIKATISVGSDETGRPSVSSNDCVARVGDANIDFHEGASWLYNLFTSFIDQALHDSLENQICLLVHDAISDLNSHLKTLNVLATVDKYAEIEYSMVTPPSISNFLIELSLKGEFYNIGQHQEPPFSAPPFSLPPQTSSMLYIGLSSFMANSAGFVYNRARPLSLNITDDMIPSSFPMRLNTRTFGAFVPEISKRFPDMKVKILLKTSTQPKVTFEPNNVILQLIGSFTAYAILPNTTLEPLFTYKVDASFSGNFWISGQNLDGSLQRYRIDVTMEASYFEDLHGCHVIISDGWTTIFKSGQLCGHMPSDMYTTYLKDIFMLVMKLAVIPKVNGYLQQGVSLPGIGRMNLINSKLQVKKGYMLLGTDVHFTQ from the exons ATGTCTTTGTGGTGCTTGCTGCTGCTTTTGGCTCTCCCAGACCCAACCGTGAGCACCAACCCTGGAGTCAAGGTCCAAATTACCCAGAAAGCCTTGGACAATG GCCGACAAATTGGAATCGCGTATCTGCAGGAGAAGCTGAAGTCTGTCAAGATCTCTAATATCTCTGGATCTGAGGATGTTTCTCCCATTGGTGACGTCGAGTACAGACTCTCAGG TATGAGAATCACAGACTTGGTCCTGTCGCAGTCCTCTCTGGGCCTCGTCCCCGGCACTGGTATCAGCCTGTCCATTGGCAACGCCTTCATCAATCTGCACGGAGACTGGCATGTCACATACCTCGGGTTCAT ACAAGACAGTGGCTGCTTTGATCTCGACATAAGTGGTCTGACCATCAAGGCCACCATCAGTGTGGGCAGCGACGAAACGGGACGACCCAGCGTAAGCAGCAATGACTGCGTGGCCAGAGTGGGTGACGCCAACATCGATTTTCATGAAGGGGCCAG ttGGTTGTACAACCTTTTTACAAGCTTCATTGATCAAGCCTTGCATGATTCTTTAGAGAACCAG ATCTGCCTTTTGGTGCATGATGCCATATCTGATCTAAACTCCCACCTGAAAACTCTGAATG TGCTAGCTACAGTGGATAAGTATGCTGAAATTGAGTACTCTATGGTTACTCCTCCCTCCATTTCAAACTTCCTCATTGAGTTAAGCTTAAAG GGTGAGTTCTACAACATCGGCCAACACCAGGAGCCTCCCTTCTCTGCGCCACCTTTCTCCCTGCCCCCTCAGACGAGCAGCATGCTGTACATCGGCCTGTCCTCCTTCATGGCCAATTCAGCAGGCTTTGTCTACAACAGAGCCAGACCTCTCAGCCTGAACATCACCGACGACATG ATCCCCTCAAGCTTTCCCATGAGGTTGAACACTAGAACATTTGGAGCTTTCGTTCCAGAG ATCTCCAAACGCTTTCCTGACATGAAAGTGAAGATTTTGCTGAAAACATCCACGCAACCTAAGGTGACCTTTGAGCCCAATAACGTGATTCTGCAGCTCATCGGATCTTTCACGGCCTACGCCATCCTGCCCAACACCACGCTGGAGCCTCTCTTCACCTATAAAGTG GATGCCAGTTTCAGTGGCAATTTCTGGATAAGTGGACAGAATCTAGATGGATCTCTACAACGGTACAG AATTGACGTCACAATGGAAGCTTCATATTTTGAAGATCTTCAT GGCTGCCATGTTATTATCTCAGATGGCTGGACCACGATTTTCAAATCAGGACAATTATGTGGACACATGCCATCggatatgtat ACAACATATCTCAAAGACATCTTCATGTTGGTTATGAAACTGGCTGTAATACCAAAAGTTAACG GATACCTTCAGCAGGGTGTTTCTCTTCCCGGCATTGGTAGAATGAACCTCATCAACAGCAAGCTGCAAGTCAAGAAG GGCTACATGCTGCTTGGAACAGATGTTCACTTCACACAGTGA